The Tripterygium wilfordii isolate XIE 37 chromosome 21, ASM1340144v1, whole genome shotgun sequence genome segment AGGCCTTTTAAAACacacaaaattgaaaatatgcACACATGTGAAAACAAGTAACTTGTTtgtattcaaacaaaaaaaataaaataaaatttgtcatGTGCACATCATAAACATTGCTCTACTATGGATACCCTTTattctttccttctcttttttaagGTTCTTAAATTTTCAATGGCTAAAGTAGTTTGTATCACGTATCTATCTTCATCTGAAACAGCAGTACCAACATGAAAACGGAGCAATAACACTTTCCAGAAAGTGAAAGGCACTTTGAGTCGACCAAAATCCATTTCTTGCTCCCTTACCCAATacgagaagaaaaagaaaagaaaagaaaacaacagaACAGCAACTTTTTTATTGATCATAAACAACTCAACTGGAAAGAAGgaacagaaaagaaaacaacagaACAGCAACTTTTTTATTGATCATAAACAACTCAACTGGAAAGAAGGAACATGTTCAATTTTTCACCTTCCTGCCTCCAGTATATAAATAGTTTCCATCTTTTGAGAATTGGACCTGGAAGGGTGAAATAGATTGCATTCATTTACCGTTGACTTAAGCACAATCAagcatatgataaaaaaaatgctcACTTACTTGAGTAATCCCACCTTCCTGGCCATGTAAAACATACAAGAGTTCCATATTATCTTCGCTATAAATTGCAGTAGTCTGGCTGTAAGATCCTGTAGCCAGCATTCCAGTATGAGTTGGACAAAAACTGATTGCAGATATTATACCTGTACCCGGGAAAAAAGTAAAGGTTAAGGCTGCTTTTAACGCACTAGAATGTCTACGGtagaaatacaaagaaaaataccTGTTTGACCTTCTTTATTTCCTTGAAGTGTTGAATGCTGTTGGAAATCTCTGCCAGGGCGATGTAGATCAAATATCCTAACAGATTTGTTGTATCCTGCAAATATCCTACCAAAGCAAGGAAGAATTGAGCAAAATAATACATTTCCATTTCATATTCTATAAATTTGTAAGCAAATTTGTAAGCAGAAAGAATGTTTATTCCATATGTAAACCTAATCAAAGAAAAGGTTAATACCAATTCACAAACAGTACTAGTGAGAAGTGTCTTAACATTCTCGCTACTCCTCAGTTCATTTTTAAGATAAGCAAAAAGATTGCTGCAGAAGTTTTGTTATTGACCCTGCAATAATTTTTTAGAGAAAATAGTCTTCCTCTCTAGCATAAAGTATCTACAATATCAGAAGGAGCAGAAAAGTCGGGCATATTACGAAACTATAAGAATCGCATTTTGCTTACTTCGTCCCAGCAGGATTAAATGCAATTGAAAATGCAGCTGTAATTTCATCCACAGCATCATAAGCTCGGTATGTGCAACGCAGCTGCAATTGTCAGAGGCAATTGTCAAGTTTATTTATAAAACCTCGAACCACCTCATAGAAGGCAtacacaaagaaaaaaaaaatgacaatgaaGCTGTACCAGGCCAGAATTAGCATCCCAAAGATGAATTGGATGGTCACGGCTGGTAGTAGCAAATACAGATGTCACGGGATCTGCAGTGACAACCAACTGTAAAATCAAGCTTCTATCTCTGTCACTACTATTCCCTTACACCATAATGGGAACATTATAATAACAGAGAGGGGAGAGAAAACAAATTTCAGATTCCAAAAGATCATGTCAGCTAATAAGTCTACAAAACCACCTGAAGCAGACATGTAAGGATACCAGCAGAAATCATATATGGACTCTCCTCCATCCACAACAAGGTATGCATCATAGGAATCTGCAGCCAACTCATAAAGCATTGgtgtaaaaaaaatgattacaaTATAAGCAGAAAGAACTTAGCGACAAGAAAGAGCACAAAATTAGTTTGATACCAATACCAAGTCTCAGTAAATTGAAGCATTTAACGTTTACAGTAGTCAGTGTTCTGAGAATTACAATGCTAATACTAGTTTACTGcaataaatacatacataaaacAATGTGAGCAAGTGTAATCTTACCTTCCTCAGCAGCTAAATTAGATGTATCTGCATCATACCCACTCCCACTATCTGGTCTGTGAAAAATAAACACTTGCTGAGTAGTCCTATAAACCCCATTATCTCATATAatcgaattaaaaaaaatgtaccaATGGTAATTTAAGAGAATAATTAAAGACTGATACTTAACAAACTCACAATCCAAACAATCGAAGATTATTATCCTCTGAACTCGTCAGAAAACACGAACCATCCGGTGACCTACCAAAATCAAAATCGCaaaaattgatttaaataaagaaagaaaaagggaagaaggaaaagatgGGAATCCAAGAAAATGTACCACTTGACGCCTTTAAGGAAATTGTTAGGGTTTTTGGCGGCCCTGAACTGTTTGCGGAAATGGTAGGTTCGGTGAGGATGGACATCGAACCTAATAGCAGGCCATTGGTAGTCTTGCTCGGTCAGCTGTGTAGTTTCTGTGGCTTCACTTGGTGAGTTGGGTTGGTCTTGTTCCTCCTCTCCCATTTTGCTTCGGATTCGTTCCACTGCGGTTTTGGTATTAGCGCCAAAATAACTTTTGCTGCACTAGCAGcactggaggaggaggagacctTGCAACTTGCAAGGCGAAGCTAGAAGTCTAGAAGTGAAGGCCCACAAAGTCAGCGAATCTGCCAAATGGGCTGGCCCACGAAATAAAAAATGGGCTGCTGAGGTTTCCTGGGCTGGCCTATTCCCAGCGTCATTTTCCTATGGGCTTTGACCCACATgatgcattttttgttttttttttgcattactggaaaaaaaaattgtcacaaaaaatgaaaatgtggCCGGTAACTTCTTTGATGCTTGATACATACAGTGATTCTGGCTTCTGGGTGCCATAGATATCATGGTCAAAACACGTATAATGTATTACTACTAGAGAATAGAAACAAATCAAGTTCTCGTTAAGTTTATTTCTAACCAATGTTCTGAATGAGAAACATCTTCAATCAATGACCATTTCCTCCACATGAGATGAGCAATACATTAAATGCCATGAAATTTAGGACTGATTGGCATTGTTGCAGACAGAGCCTTCCAAATATGGAGCATCCTTGTACCTTGAGTACAAAGGAAGATCAAGGGCCTTCTCAGCAATTCTTCCGTCCTCATGAATCCTTGCTATCAGGCTCTCAAGGGATGGGAAATTGGCCTGTCAAATTTCATAAGCAAAAATTTCGGTAAAACAAGAACAGCAAGAGTAGATGA includes the following:
- the LOC119989744 gene encoding telomerase Cajal body protein 1 gives rise to the protein MGEEEQDQPNSPSEATETTQLTEQDYQWPAIRFDVHPHRTYHFRKQFRAAKNPNNFLKGVKWSPDGSCFLTSSEDNNLRLFGLPDSGSGYDADTSNLAAEEDSYDAYLVVDGGESIYDFCWYPYMSASDPVTSVFATTSRDHPIHLWDANSGLLRCTYRAYDAVDEITAAFSIAFNPAGTKIFAGYNKSVRIFDLHRPGRDFQQHSTLQGNKEGQTGIISAISFCPTHTGMLATGSYSQTTAIYSEDNMELLYVLHGQEGGITQVQFSKDGNYLYTGGRKDPYIMCWDVRKAVEVVYKLYRSSEHTNQRIAFDIEPLGRHLGTGGQDGFVHIYDLQTGQWMSGFQAAADTVNGFNFHPSLPMAASSSGHRRFQVPDSVDEDLQLKGDENCASVWSFSVFSNMENSADVNECNSQSEHENIRQDP